In one window of Meiothermus sp. DNA:
- a CDS encoding molybdopterin-dependent oxidoreductase, translating into MVRVTVNDRTVEVPGGTSVMDAIFHAGYDVPLFCAEKHLSPIGACRMCLVKTGSPRKGPDGQFILENGQPKIFWMPKLAAACITAVSDGMVIDTLSDEVKHAQSGMVELTLFNHPLDCPTCDKGGACELQDRSYEYGLVEKFYQPDPMELPLYTRFEMTRRHVDKHHTLSPFIVLDRERCIHCKRCVRYFEEIPGDEVLDFIERGVHTFINSEDEGLPSNFTGNIVDICPVGALLDQTARFRARNWEYDSTETTSMDDACGAAIVVDARSGLLERIRAAERREVNEVWISDAARFGHQWVNENRVHTPLVRKDGKLVEATWDEALKAIRQGLDGVAKSDVGVYLAGNSTLEEGLAALELTAALGTAHRDFQGRTAYPVTVFAPASFEELLDAEFVLVLGEPTEEAPTLHLRLSEYIRGLKPAAKLSHGTPFADLNIKERMPRLNHKLALFSAYPTPTARWAGASAVHAPGAEAALLAALLGEAEAPAGLGEPLAWVKARLAASQRVVLVLGAGVLNQPEAAIKARQLAERSGARVMCMTPAANARGLEALGLFPGKGGAGWIEPGPRAVYYAYLPTEAQLKAPAFRILHLTHRHPLAEKYADVVLPNQTAYEKRGHTLNLEGRVLPLEPAGINNGEADGAVAALSLLAEALGVKTPVRLVRQATRLLVEKYKLPAALERWLPKSIGWTATEADATTGALYLRPTMWRREQRVGAVARVVEIKLEMSPATARSQGLAEGYLVELALPEGVERLEVRTVAGLPDGVMYVPALGAWAGRRVEAKILVGGEA; encoded by the coding sequence ATGGTGAGAGTAACCGTCAACGATAGAACCGTCGAGGTGCCCGGCGGCACCTCGGTCATGGACGCCATCTTCCATGCGGGCTACGATGTGCCCCTCTTCTGTGCTGAAAAGCACCTTTCGCCCATTGGGGCCTGCCGGATGTGTCTGGTCAAGACCGGTAGCCCGCGCAAGGGGCCGGACGGACAGTTCATTCTGGAAAATGGTCAGCCCAAGATTTTCTGGATGCCCAAGCTCGCTGCGGCCTGCATCACCGCGGTGAGCGATGGCATGGTGATAGATACCCTTTCCGACGAGGTGAAACACGCTCAGTCGGGGATGGTCGAACTCACGCTCTTCAACCACCCGCTCGACTGCCCCACCTGCGACAAGGGTGGGGCCTGCGAGCTACAAGACCGCAGCTACGAGTACGGCCTGGTGGAAAAGTTCTACCAGCCCGACCCCATGGAACTGCCTCTATACACCCGGTTCGAGATGACCCGGCGACATGTGGATAAGCACCATACCCTTTCGCCCTTCATTGTGCTCGACCGCGAGCGCTGCATCCACTGCAAGCGCTGCGTGCGCTACTTCGAGGAGATTCCGGGCGATGAAGTACTCGACTTCATCGAGCGGGGGGTACATACCTTCATCAACAGCGAGGACGAGGGGCTGCCTTCCAACTTTACCGGCAATATCGTGGACATCTGCCCGGTAGGGGCTTTGCTCGACCAGACCGCGCGTTTTAGAGCCCGCAACTGGGAGTATGACTCCACCGAGACCACCTCGATGGACGATGCCTGCGGAGCGGCCATCGTGGTGGATGCCCGCAGCGGTCTCCTCGAGCGCATTCGGGCCGCCGAGCGCCGCGAGGTGAACGAGGTCTGGATCTCGGATGCGGCCCGCTTCGGACACCAATGGGTCAACGAGAACCGGGTGCACACGCCCCTGGTACGCAAAGACGGGAAGCTGGTAGAGGCCACCTGGGATGAGGCCCTGAAGGCCATCCGGCAAGGCCTGGACGGTGTTGCCAAGTCCGATGTGGGTGTTTACCTGGCGGGGAACAGCACCCTCGAGGAAGGCCTGGCGGCCCTCGAGCTCACCGCAGCATTAGGCACGGCGCACCGCGACTTCCAGGGCCGCACCGCCTATCCTGTCACGGTGTTTGCACCCGCGAGCTTCGAGGAGCTACTGGACGCCGAGTTTGTGCTGGTGCTGGGTGAGCCCACCGAAGAGGCCCCCACCCTGCACCTGCGGCTCTCCGAGTACATCCGGGGCCTCAAGCCTGCCGCCAAACTTAGCCACGGCACACCCTTTGCCGACCTCAACATCAAGGAGCGGATGCCCCGCCTGAACCACAAACTGGCCCTCTTTAGCGCCTATCCCACCCCCACCGCCCGGTGGGCCGGGGCCAGCGCCGTGCATGCGCCGGGGGCCGAGGCGGCCTTGCTGGCGGCCCTGCTGGGCGAAGCCGAAGCCCCGGCTGGTTTAGGGGAACCGCTGGCCTGGGTCAAGGCGCGCCTGGCGGCCAGCCAGCGGGTGGTGTTGGTGCTGGGCGCGGGGGTGCTCAACCAGCCCGAGGCAGCCATAAAAGCCAGGCAGCTCGCCGAGCGCAGCGGCGCCCGGGTGATGTGCATGACGCCGGCTGCTAACGCCCGGGGGCTGGAAGCGCTGGGGCTGTTTCCGGGCAAAGGGGGTGCGGGCTGGATCGAGCCGGGGCCCAGGGCGGTCTACTACGCCTACCTGCCCACCGAGGCCCAGCTCAAGGCGCCTGCCTTCCGCATCCTGCACCTGACCCACCGGCACCCCCTGGCCGAGAAGTACGCCGACGTGGTGCTGCCCAACCAGACCGCCTACGAAAAGCGGGGACACACCCTGAACCTCGAGGGCCGGGTACTGCCTCTCGAGCCCGCCGGCATCAACAACGGCGAGGCCGACGGTGCAGTGGCGGCTTTAAGCCTGCTGGCCGAGGCCCTGGGGGTCAAGACCCCGGTGCGGCTGGTGCGTCAGGCCACCCGGCTTCTGGTCGAAAAATACAAACTGCCGGCTGCGCTGGAGCGCTGGCTGCCCAAGAGCATAGGTTGGACCGCGACCGAGGCCGATGCCACCACCGGTGCCCTGTACCTGCGCCCCACCATGTGGCGCCGGGAACAGCGCGTGGGG
- the nuoF gene encoding NADH-quinone oxidoreductase subunit NuoF — protein MSGPIVSGKDPRFEKTLYMHVGQPGSWTLDYYLAHGGYQAIRKAIQQGQDWVIEEVKKSGLRGRGGAGFPTGLKWSFMPKNTGKQHYIVCNADESEPGSFKDRYLMEDDPHQLIEGMLIAGVGIQASKGYIYIRGEYRRAYDRLMSAIQEAYAAGYLGQNIMGTGFSFDLYVHRGAGAYICGEETALMNSLEGLRANPRMKPPFPAQAGLWGMPTTINNVESLCSVVHITLRGADWFASMGTEKSKGHKLFQVSGPFKRPGVYELPLGTTFRELLFDWAGGPTEPIQAIIPGGSSCPPLPWTDEILDTPMDYESISAKGSLLGTGGVIGIPASMSMVDAMWNVTRFYGHESCGKCTPCREGVSGWMVGLFEKIGTGQGQKGDVELLESLLDQIEGRSFCALADAACWPVRGSLKHFRHQFVDAVENSKPVERFGSRWG, from the coding sequence ATGAGCGGGCCCATCGTGAGCGGGAAAGACCCCCGCTTCGAGAAGACCTTATATATGCATGTGGGCCAGCCCGGCTCCTGGACCCTGGACTACTACCTAGCCCACGGTGGCTACCAGGCCATTCGCAAGGCCATCCAGCAAGGCCAGGACTGGGTGATCGAGGAGGTCAAGAAGTCCGGGCTACGCGGGCGCGGGGGCGCGGGTTTCCCCACCGGGCTCAAGTGGAGCTTCATGCCCAAAAACACCGGCAAGCAGCATTACATCGTCTGCAACGCCGATGAGTCTGAGCCGGGTTCCTTCAAAGACCGCTACCTGATGGAGGACGACCCCCACCAGCTCATCGAGGGCATGCTCATTGCGGGCGTGGGCATCCAGGCCAGCAAGGGCTATATCTACATCAGGGGTGAGTACCGCAGGGCCTATGACCGGCTGATGTCGGCCATTCAGGAAGCCTATGCGGCAGGCTATCTGGGCCAGAACATTATGGGCACCGGCTTCAGCTTTGACCTCTATGTGCACCGGGGGGCCGGGGCCTACATCTGCGGCGAGGAGACCGCCCTGATGAACTCCCTCGAGGGCCTGCGGGCCAACCCCCGCATGAAACCGCCTTTCCCGGCCCAGGCGGGCCTGTGGGGAATGCCTACCACCATCAACAACGTGGAGTCGCTTTGCTCGGTGGTGCACATTACCCTGCGCGGGGCCGACTGGTTTGCCAGCATGGGCACCGAAAAATCCAAAGGCCACAAACTCTTTCAGGTGAGCGGCCCTTTCAAGCGCCCCGGCGTGTATGAGCTACCCCTGGGCACCACCTTCCGCGAGTTGCTTTTCGACTGGGCTGGCGGCCCCACCGAGCCCATCCAGGCCATCATCCCGGGGGGTTCGTCCTGTCCGCCGTTACCCTGGACCGACGAAATCCTGGATACCCCCATGGACTACGAGTCCATCAGCGCCAAGGGCTCGCTCCTGGGTACCGGGGGGGTGATCGGCATTCCGGCTAGCATGAGTATGGTGGATGCCATGTGGAACGTGACCCGCTTTTACGGGCACGAATCCTGCGGTAAGTGTACCCCCTGCCGCGAGGGGGTCTCGGGCTGGATGGTTGGCCTCTTCGAGAAGATTGGAACGGGACAGGGTCAGAAGGGCGATGTTGAGCTACTGGAAAGCCTGCTTGATCAGATTGAGGGCCGCAGTTTCTGTGCGCTGGCCGATGCGGCCTGCTGGCCGGTGCGGGGCAGCCTCAAACACTTCCGCCACCAGTTTGTGGATGCGGTTGAAAACAGCAAGCCCGTCGAACGCTTTGGAAGCCGCTGGGGGTGA